A single window of Sporosarcina sp. 6E9 DNA harbors:
- a CDS encoding glycine betaine ABC transporter substrate-binding protein, whose product MKKKLILATLTALLVSMLSGCIFIEKDSLRLGSRNNTESIILSHVMGQLIEDKTDIEVIYKENLGGSSVVWNAMTNGHIDVIPDYTGTIVVTYYHQEPGTAEETLKMTKELVNGDGIYAFNTFGFNNTYTLALDETIAEDLDIHTFSDFAKHSGDFTLGAVFEFIDRPDGLPGFQKEYNLDFKNVKGMDHGMMYRSISAGEVDVINSYTTDGQLQVYDLRVLEDDKSYFPPYHALPLVRQETLERYPELEEVLTLLEGKIDEEAMQIMNGKVDNDGMMVERVAKEFLIEAGLIEKE is encoded by the coding sequence ATGAAAAAGAAATTGATACTCGCAACATTAACTGCCTTACTGGTAAGTATGTTATCGGGTTGTATCTTTATCGAAAAAGATTCGCTTAGACTCGGCTCCCGTAACAATACGGAAAGTATTATATTGTCGCATGTGATGGGGCAATTAATCGAAGATAAAACAGATATCGAAGTTATTTATAAAGAAAACCTTGGTGGATCGTCTGTTGTCTGGAACGCTATGACGAATGGACATATTGATGTCATTCCTGACTATACGGGAACGATTGTCGTAACGTATTATCATCAAGAACCTGGTACCGCTGAAGAAACGCTTAAAATGACGAAGGAACTTGTGAATGGTGACGGCATTTACGCGTTTAACACATTCGGGTTTAATAATACGTATACACTTGCACTTGATGAAACGATTGCGGAAGATCTTGATATTCACACATTCAGTGATTTCGCTAAACACTCAGGAGACTTTACATTGGGTGCGGTGTTTGAATTTATTGACCGACCGGATGGGTTACCTGGTTTCCAAAAGGAATATAACCTCGATTTCAAGAACGTCAAAGGGATGGACCACGGCATGATGTACCGCTCGATTAGTGCGGGTGAAGTCGACGTGATTAACTCTTACACGACGGACGGACAACTACAAGTGTATGATTTACGCGTGTTGGAAGATGATAAATCATACTTCCCGCCGTATCATGCCCTTCCACTCGTTCGACAAGAAACGCTTGAAAGATACCCTGAACTTGAAGAAGTCTTGACGCTTCTTGAAGGGAAAATCGATGAAGAAGCGATGCAAATTATGAACGGTAAAGTTGATAATGACGGCATGATGGTCGAACGCGTTGCAAAAGAATTTCTTATTGAAGCAGGACTGATTGAGAAAGAATAA
- a CDS encoding dioxygenase — protein MNQKVVDVYNGLVTKFKELISEHELDHNDYEALVGWLNKLGQAGEVPLFMDVFFETHALQEMYKNVKGTEPTILGPYYLENATKLTAPYALPMRSDEPGDVLFFSGTIKDVDGNPLANTTVDMWQADASGEYSGFAEGIPNENLRGILQTDADGNFEVKTVVPGDYSIPTNGPTGQFLEWIDSHPTRPAHLHFLFKPENGDPLISQVFFEGNKYLDNDVAKGVRGTLITKLTKHDGAEKGLAKDFYKAHLDFALRLQDQPVYS, from the coding sequence ATGAATCAAAAAGTTGTCGATGTTTATAACGGTTTGGTCACCAAATTTAAGGAGTTAATAAGCGAACATGAATTGGACCATAATGATTATGAAGCATTGGTTGGTTGGCTGAATAAGTTGGGGCAAGCAGGTGAAGTTCCGCTATTCATGGATGTGTTTTTCGAAACGCATGCACTCCAAGAGATGTACAAAAATGTAAAAGGGACAGAACCCACAATTCTTGGCCCCTATTATTTAGAAAATGCCACGAAACTAACGGCACCTTATGCGCTGCCGATGCGTTCCGATGAGCCTGGGGACGTCCTGTTCTTTAGTGGAACAATTAAGGATGTCGATGGAAACCCACTGGCCAATACAACTGTAGATATGTGGCAAGCTGATGCGAGCGGGGAGTACTCTGGTTTTGCTGAGGGCATTCCAAATGAAAATTTACGTGGTATTCTTCAAACCGATGCGGATGGAAACTTCGAAGTGAAAACAGTCGTACCGGGGGATTATTCGATTCCGACAAATGGACCCACTGGACAATTTTTGGAGTGGATCGATTCTCATCCAACGCGACCAGCACACTTACATTTCTTGTTTAAACCGGAAAACGGAGATCCGCTCATTTCTCAAGTATTCTTTGAAGGAAATAAATACTTGGACAATGACGTGGCTAAAGGCGTCCGAGGCACGCTCATTACAAAGCTTACAAAACATGATGGCGCTGAAAAAGGATTGGCCAAAGACTTCTATAAAGCACACCTAGATTTCGCACTACGACTGCAAGATCAACCGGTATATAGCTAA
- a CDS encoding carboxymuconolactone decarboxylase family protein — protein MSDGLAYFKKIYDVVPDWVQKMHDYHADALGHYTALRSDIMKDGSLSTKEKDLLLIGMNAARLYERSMVYHTKSAMNQGATIPELVEYLLIPYVYNGEEALKMAFKSLDCALSFQDSSIEDDGSLEEILIRMIQLMRNEDTSFIEKLLECVRAGDPMFVENLFKEGFVSSKLKYILMAGIYTVELQGVAAGKWIDAGREIGVSEEELVEMGLISMLTAGIPAWFETSDSLL, from the coding sequence ATGAGTGATGGGTTAGCTTATTTCAAAAAAATATATGACGTTGTGCCAGATTGGGTGCAGAAAATGCATGATTATCATGCCGATGCACTCGGACATTACACGGCATTGCGCAGCGACATAATGAAAGACGGTAGTCTGTCGACAAAGGAAAAAGATCTTCTTCTCATCGGCATGAATGCCGCTAGACTATATGAACGCAGCATGGTTTATCATACAAAAAGCGCTATGAACCAGGGAGCGACAATTCCTGAACTCGTCGAATATCTACTCATTCCATATGTGTATAACGGCGAGGAAGCGCTGAAAATGGCGTTTAAATCATTGGATTGCGCACTTTCTTTTCAAGATTCATCAATTGAAGATGACGGTTCTTTAGAGGAGATTCTCATTAGAATGATTCAGTTAATGAGAAACGAAGACACAAGTTTCATTGAAAAATTGCTAGAATGTGTCCGCGCCGGTGATCCAATGTTTGTGGAAAACTTATTTAAAGAAGGATTTGTCTCCTCAAAGCTAAAATACATTTTGATGGCGGGCATATACACAGTCGAACTTCAAGGCGTAGCGGCTGGAAAGTGGATTGATGCGGGCCGAGAAATCGGTGTTTCTGAAGAAGAGCTCGTTGAAATGGGTTTGATCAGTATGTTAACTGCGGGGATTCCGGCTTGGTTCGAAACGAGCGATTCACTTTTATAA
- a CDS encoding 4-hydroxyphenylacetate 3-hydroxylase N-terminal domain-containing protein, producing MKVDEEKKTTIPLTGQEYLESLKDGREIWLHGEKVKDVTTHPAFRNAARSIARLYDALHDEKTKDVLTTETDTGNGGFTQKYFRVDKNSKELLESRDAIAEWAKLTFGQMGRSPDYKAAFLGTLGADPDYYGKYADNARRWYKEAQERNWYFNHAIINPPVDRHTPLEAVKDIFIRTEGETDEGIIVSGAKMVATGSALTNFNFVAHYGAAPITDENYALVFIASMDTPGVKLISRASYEMTAAVMGSPFDYPLSSRFDENDSVLVFDKAVIPWENVIIYKDIEKANNFFAESGFLNRFTFHGVTRLAVKLDFVSGLLLKAVKMNGTDQFRGVQVNVGEVIAWKNMFWAISDAMALNPDEGRNGTVLPNLNYGLAYRMFMSEGWPKVKEIIENVVAGSLIAQPSSAKDFKNPELRPYLDKLYRGSYGVKAEEKIKLIKLLWDVIGTEYGGRHELYERNYSGNHENIRLENLVVANMSGQADEFEKFAEACMNDYNLDGWTNDTWINPDDVSYFKK from the coding sequence ATGAAAGTAGATGAAGAGAAAAAGACAACGATTCCATTGACTGGACAAGAGTACTTAGAAAGTCTAAAAGATGGACGGGAAATTTGGCTACATGGCGAGAAAGTGAAAGATGTTACGACACATCCAGCTTTTCGAAATGCAGCCCGTTCAATCGCAAGGCTCTACGATGCGCTACATGATGAAAAAACGAAAGATGTTCTGACAACCGAGACGGACACAGGAAACGGCGGGTTCACGCAAAAGTACTTCAGAGTGGACAAGAACTCCAAGGAACTCCTCGAATCCAGAGACGCGATTGCTGAATGGGCGAAGTTGACATTTGGGCAAATGGGAAGATCTCCGGATTACAAAGCAGCATTCCTTGGGACACTTGGAGCAGACCCAGATTACTATGGAAAGTACGCGGATAACGCACGGCGATGGTATAAGGAAGCGCAAGAGCGAAATTGGTATTTCAATCATGCCATTATCAATCCGCCTGTGGATCGACATACACCGCTCGAAGCCGTAAAAGATATCTTTATCAGAACGGAAGGCGAAACGGATGAAGGCATTATCGTCAGTGGCGCTAAAATGGTTGCAACGGGATCGGCTTTAACAAACTTCAACTTCGTAGCGCATTACGGCGCAGCACCAATTACAGATGAGAATTATGCACTAGTATTTATCGCGTCGATGGATACCCCAGGTGTGAAGTTGATCAGCAGGGCGTCATATGAAATGACGGCAGCTGTAATGGGAAGTCCATTCGATTATCCACTTAGCAGTCGATTTGACGAAAATGATTCTGTTCTCGTTTTTGATAAAGCGGTCATTCCTTGGGAGAATGTCATCATTTACAAAGATATTGAAAAAGCGAATAACTTTTTCGCGGAAAGTGGCTTCTTGAACAGGTTCACCTTTCATGGTGTAACGAGACTCGCAGTGAAGCTCGATTTTGTTTCAGGGTTATTATTGAAAGCTGTAAAAATGAATGGGACAGACCAATTCCGCGGCGTTCAAGTGAACGTAGGCGAAGTTATTGCGTGGAAAAACATGTTTTGGGCAATCAGTGACGCGATGGCGCTGAATCCGGATGAGGGACGAAACGGCACGGTTCTACCGAATTTGAATTACGGTCTTGCTTACCGGATGTTCATGTCTGAAGGATGGCCAAAAGTAAAAGAAATTATCGAAAATGTGGTCGCTGGAAGTCTAATTGCGCAACCATCAAGTGCCAAAGACTTTAAAAATCCTGAGTTAAGACCGTATTTAGATAAATTATATAGAGGCTCTTACGGCGTTAAAGCGGAAGAGAAAATAAAACTTATCAAATTACTATGGGATGTAATCGGAACTGAGTACGGCGGCAGGCATGAATTATACGAGCGCAATTACTCCGGAAACCACGAAAATATTCGTCTTGAAAATCTCGTTGTTGCCAATATGAGTGGACAGGCAGACGAGTTCGAGAAGTTTGCAGAAGCGTGCATGAATGATTACAACTTAGATGGTTGGACGAACGATACGTGGATTAATCCGGACGATGTGAGTTATTTTAAAAAATAA
- a CDS encoding flavin reductase family protein produces MDSKELRNCFGHFATGVTVVTCETDAGKHGFTANSFTSVSLDPPLLLVSVDRKTKAFQFLKDNHFTINILKETQQDTAMHFAGRPLENEPFSWEKGTRCHRLKDSLAYLECEPWAEYDGGDHVLYIGKVIRFNYSEGKPLSYYKGKFTSITT; encoded by the coding sequence ATGGATAGTAAAGAATTAAGAAACTGTTTCGGACATTTCGCGACAGGTGTAACTGTCGTCACTTGTGAGACGGATGCCGGGAAACATGGGTTTACGGCGAACTCATTTACTTCAGTATCATTAGATCCGCCGTTACTGCTCGTATCTGTAGATCGAAAAACGAAGGCATTTCAATTTTTGAAAGATAACCATTTCACAATCAATATATTAAAAGAAACGCAGCAAGATACTGCGATGCATTTCGCCGGAAGACCGCTTGAAAATGAACCTTTTAGCTGGGAAAAGGGGACACGCTGTCATCGATTAAAAGATTCACTAGCATATTTAGAGTGTGAACCATGGGCCGAATATGACGGTGGAGATCATGTTTTATACATTGGAAAGGTGATCAGATTTAATTATTCCGAAGGAAAGCCATTGAGTTATTACAAAGGTAAATTTACATCCATTACGACCTGA
- a CDS encoding 5-methyltetrahydropteroyltriglutamate--homocysteine S-methyltransferase yields the protein MTETLTKAPFKADHVGSLLRPESLHNARKKFQEGDITAEQLREVETREIKRVVDKQIEIGLELVTDGEFRRRFWHTDFLENLNGVEGYVPEVGFVFNGDEETERYNIRNTGKISFNPNHPHITDFIEFNEIVGGRAVAKQTIPSPNQLFNVGIRDKNIYPDIEEYAKDVIQTYREAFKAFYDAGVRYLQLDDVYIAGLSSPDIPWNDGEFSREFLIDLALRVANGVLEGKPEDLIVSTHLCRGNYRSNWAFEGSYDLIAPTLLAKENVDGFFLEYDDERSGDFKPLKHIPSGGAQVVLGVVTSKNGELEDKELIKSRIEEASKYVPLEQLCLSPQCGFASTHHGNNLTEDEQWEKLKFIVDISKEIWEKD from the coding sequence TTGACGGAGACACTGACAAAAGCACCATTTAAGGCGGATCATGTAGGGAGTTTACTACGACCAGAAAGTTTACACAATGCACGGAAGAAGTTTCAAGAAGGCGATATTACAGCCGAACAACTACGTGAAGTAGAAACTAGGGAAATTAAACGAGTGGTCGATAAACAGATTGAAATTGGACTAGAATTAGTAACTGACGGAGAATTTAGACGCCGGTTTTGGCATACGGATTTTCTGGAGAATTTAAATGGCGTGGAAGGATATGTCCCAGAAGTAGGATTCGTATTTAACGGTGACGAAGAAACAGAAAGATATAATATCCGTAACACTGGGAAAATCTCATTCAATCCGAATCATCCCCATATTACAGACTTTATTGAATTCAATGAAATCGTCGGTGGGCGTGCGGTGGCCAAACAAACCATTCCAAGCCCGAACCAATTATTTAATGTGGGAATTAGAGATAAAAATATCTATCCAGATATTGAAGAATATGCAAAGGATGTTATTCAAACTTACCGCGAAGCTTTTAAAGCATTCTATGATGCAGGCGTTCGTTATTTACAACTCGATGACGTGTATATTGCTGGGCTTTCTTCACCAGATATTCCATGGAATGATGGCGAATTCTCAAGAGAGTTTTTGATAGACTTGGCTCTTCGAGTAGCAAACGGCGTATTGGAAGGTAAACCAGAAGATTTAATCGTTTCAACACATTTATGCCGTGGAAACTACCGCTCTAACTGGGCCTTTGAAGGTAGCTATGACTTAATCGCTCCGACACTGCTTGCAAAAGAAAACGTGGATGGTTTCTTCTTGGAGTATGATGATGAACGTTCAGGGGACTTTAAACCACTTAAGCATATTCCAAGTGGCGGTGCACAAGTTGTACTCGGCGTGGTGACTTCGAAAAATGGCGAGTTAGAAGACAAAGAACTGATCAAATCTAGAATAGAAGAAGCGTCCAAATATGTTCCACTTGAACAACTATGCCTAAGCCCGCAATGCGGTTTTGCTTCGACGCATCATGGAAATAACCTAACAGAAGACGAGCAATGGGAAAAGTTGAAATTCATAGTTGACATTTCAAAAGAAATTTGGGAAAAGGATTAA